In Amaranthus tricolor cultivar Red isolate AtriRed21 chromosome 3, ASM2621246v1, whole genome shotgun sequence, a single window of DNA contains:
- the LOC130807868 gene encoding uncharacterized protein LOC130807868 — protein MLADNPMMRAFIEAIHSTPTQAVLYIAGGASHAIGWLTSIPGASNTVLEAVVPYSRMSMIQLLGKIPAQFADLQTAEEMALVAYNRALKICKPGCPVLGVGFTGSLATNRPKQGDHRFHLCTRTSNRIWLSTVTLSKGLRTREEEEILSSQCLLKAIGDASKAPVGFASELNTLDVSTETEKLFSEDEELEQLLHGKICFKVYPFISGGLPLSAERKIILPGSFNPLHEGHLRLMEVTSSLLGNGYPCFELSAVNADKPPLTISQIKERVKQFEKAGKTIIISNQPYFYKKAELFPGSAFVIGADTVIRLINPKYYDGSYNRMIEVLLQCKSTGCTFIVGGRNVDGVFKVLEDIDIPDVLKDMFIPIPADKFRMDISSTDIRRSLGMIYL, from the exons ATGCTGGCAGATAATCCTATGATGCGAGCATTTATCGAGGCAATCCATTCAACACCTACTCAAGCTGTTCTCTACATCGCCGGCGGTGCTTCGCAT GCTATTGGATGGTTAACATCAATTCCTGGAGCATCTAATACTGTTCTTGAAGCTGTAGTTCCTTACTCTAGGATGTCTATGATCCAATTGTTGGGGAAG ATACCAGCACAATTTGCAGATTTGCAAACTGCAGAAGAAATGGCCCTTGTTGCTTATAATCGAGCACTCAAGATATGCAAACCAG gTTGTCCTGTTCTTGGTGTTGGTTTTACTGGTTCTTTGGCTACAAATCGTCCGAAACAGGGGGATCACAG GTTTCACTTATGCACCAGAACATCGAATCGCATTTGGCTTTCTACTGTCACCTTGTCGAAG GGACTTCGAACTCGAGAAGAAGAGGAAATTCTTTCTAGTCAGTGTTTGCTCAAG GCAATTGGTGATGCTAGTAAAGCTCCTGTAGGCTTTGCTTCAGAGTTGAACACATTGGATGTATCTACTGAAACTGAAAAGTTGTTTAGTGAAGACGAGGAGTTAGAACAACTTTTACATGGGAAAATATGTTTCAAGGTTTACCCTTTTATAAGTG GGGGACTGCCCTTGAGTGCAGAAAGAAAGATAATACTTCCAGGTTCATTCAATCCTTTGCATGAAGGTCATTTACGGCTAATGGAAGTCACAAGCAG CTTGTTAGGAAATGGTTATCCATGCTTTGAGCTTTCGGCAGTCAATGCTGATAAGCCACCTCTAACAATATCCCAGATTAAGGAGCgtgtaaagcaatttgagaaaGCTG gtaaaacaataataatatcaaaccAGCCCTATTTTTATAAAAAGGCAGAGCTTTTCCCTGGGAGTGCTTTTGTAATTGGTGCCGATACTGTGATCAGGCTTATTAAT CCAAAGTACTATGATGGAAGTTATAACAGGATGATAGAGGTACTCCTTCAATGCAAAAGCACCGGGTGTACATTTATTGTTGGTGGCCGAAATGTAGATGGTGTTTTCAAG GTACTTGAAGATATTGATATCCCCGATGTTTTAAAAGACATGTTCATCCCTATACCAGCTGACAAGTTCCGCATGGACATATCCTCTACAGATATTAGACGAAGCCTTGGAAT gatatatttataa
- the LOC130807869 gene encoding reticulon-like protein B14 — MPIYSDFNEQASGSSQPSMFFRRNKPLHSYLGGRKVADVLLWRNKALTTTILAGFSMIWFLFVVVEIHFITVLCYLLMTFMLILFISIQGATFFKWRVPTINDIQVSETTARYIQSRINYLLTIFYRISCGQESARFFGALASLWLLSILGSYSSALNVLYVGFLCLITIPVLYEQYEREVTYIATQGKRDMKRIYNKLDSKFISKIPRGPVKEKKYM, encoded by the exons ATGCCTATCTACTCGGACTTTAATGAACAAGCTTCCGGCTCATCACAACCATCTATGTTTTTCCGCAGAAACAAGCCCTTGCATTCTTATTTAGGTGGCCGCAAGG TTGCTGATGTATTGTTGTGGAGGAATAAAGCCTTAACAACAACAATCTTGGCTGGTTTTTCCATGATATGGTTTCTATTTGTGGTGGTTGAAATTCATTTCATCACTGTTTTATGTTACCTTCTAATGACGTTCATGCTCATCCTTTTTATCTCCATTCAAGGAGCCACTTTCTTTAAATG GAGGGTTCCAACGATAAATGACATTCAAGTATCAGAAACAACAGCGAGATACATACAATCAAGAATAAACTATCTGCTTACTATATTTTACAGGATTTCATGTGGACAGGAAAGCGCACGCTTCTTTGGG GCCCTTGCGTCTCTTTGGTTGTTATCCATTTTGGGAAGCTACTCGAGCGCTCTCAACGTATTGTATGTTG GCTTTCTCTGCTTGATCACTATTCCGGTTCTATATGAACAATACGAGAGAGAGGTGACCTACATCGCTACTCAAGGGAAACGAGATATGAAGAGAATATACAATAAGTTGGACAGTAAATTTATCAGTAAAATCCCTAGAGGCCCTGTCAAGGAGAAGAAATACATGTAA